A window of the Garra rufa chromosome 10, GarRuf1.0, whole genome shotgun sequence genome harbors these coding sequences:
- the mau2 gene encoding MAU2 chromatid cohesion factor homolog isoform X1 encodes MMAAGAEAPDSWYLALLGFAEHFRTSSPPKIRLCVHCLQAVFQFKPPQRVEARTHLQLGSVLYHHTKNSELARTHLEKAWLISQQVAQFEDVKFEAASLLSELYCQQNLVDSAKPLLRKAIQISQQTPYWHCRLLFQLAQLHTLEKDLVSACDLLGVGAEYARVVGSEYTSNSAGHFHRALFLLSKGMLLLMERKLQEVHPLLTLCGQIVETWQGNPIQKESLRVFFLVLQVTHYLDAGQVKSVKPCLKQLQQCIQTISTLHDDEILPSNSADLFHWLPKEHMCVLVYLVTVMHSMQAGYLEKAQKYTDKALMQLEKLKMLDCSPILSSFQVILLEHIIMCRLVTGHKATALQEISQVCQLCQQSPRLFSNHAAQLHTLLGLYCISVNCMDNAEAQFTTALRLTSHQELWTFIVTNLASVYIREGNRHQELYNLLERINPDHNFPVSSHCLRAAAFYIRGLLSFFQGRYNEAKRFLRETLKMSNAEDLNRLTACSLVLLGHIFYVLGNHRESNNMVVPAMQLASKIPDMSVQLWSSALLKDLNKACGNSMDAHEAAQMHQNFSQQLLQDHIAACSLPEHNLISWTEGPPPVQIQAQNGPTTSLASLL; translated from the exons aTGATGGCGGCAGGCGCAGAGGCCCCGGACTCCTGGTATCTGGCTCTGCTCGGTTTCGCCGAACATTTCCGAACCTCCAGCCCTCCCAAAATCCGCTTGTGTGTTCACTGTCTGCAGGCCGTCTTCCAGTTCAAGCCCCCGCAGAGAGTGGAGGCCCGGACGCACTTGCAGTTGGGCTCGGTGCTCTACCATCACACGAAGAACAGCGAGCTGGCCCGCACGCACCTCGAGAAAGCG TGGCTTATCTCTCAGCAA GTAGCACAGTTTGAAGATGTTAAGTTTGAAGCGGCCAGTCTCCTGTCAGAGCTTTACTGTCAGCAG AACTTGGTTGATTCGGCGAAACCGCTGTTACGGAAGGCCATCCAGATCTCACAGCAGACTCCCTACTGGCACTGCAGACTGCTCTTCCAGCTGGCG CAACTCCACACGCTGGAGAAGGATCTGGTGTCGGCCTGTGATCTGCTGGGAGTCGGAGCGGAATACGCCAGAGTGGTGGGATCCGAATACACCAG TAACTCTGCTGGTCACTTTCACAGAGCTCTCTTCCTGTTGAGCAAAGGCATG CTGCTGCTGATGGAGCGTAAGCTGCAGGAGGTTCATCCgctcctgactctctgtggtcagaTCGTGGAAACCTGGCAGGGTAACCCCATCCAGAAGGAGTCGCTGCGTGTTTTCTTCTTAGTGCTGCAGGTCACGCATTACCTGGACGCCGGACAG GTGAAGAGCGTGAAGCCGTGTCTGAAGCAGCTGCAGCAGTGCATCCAGACCATCTCCACACTCCACGACGATGAAATCCTGCCCAGTAACTCGGCCGATCTCTTCCACTGGCTGCCCAAGGAGCACATGTGTGTCCTCGTCTATCTG GTGACGGTCATGCACTCGATGCAGGCCGGATATCTGGAGAAAGCCCAGAAATACACTGATAAAGCCCTCATGCAGCTGGAGAAGCTCAAGA tGTTGGACTGCAGCCCAATCCTGTCCTCGTTTCAAGTCATTCTGCTGGAGCACATCATCATGTGTCGTCTGGTGACGGGACACAAGGCTACAGCGCTGCAGgag aTCTCTCAGGTGTGTCAGTTGTGTCAGCAGTCTCCACGGCTCTTCTCCAATCACGCGGCTCAGCTCCACACACTGCTG GGTTTGTATTGTATCTCAGTGAACTGTATGGATAACGCAGAGGCCCAGTTCACTACAGCGCTGCGG CTCACCTCTCATCAGGAGCTGTGGACGTTCATCGTCACTAATCTGGCCAGTGTGTACATCAGAGAGGGAAACAGACATCAGGAG CTCTACAATCTATTAGAACGGATAAACCCAGACCACAACTTCCCCGTCAG ttctCACTGTCTGCGCGCCGCTGCGTTCTACATCCGAGGCCTTCTGTCCTTCTTCCAGGGACGCTACAATGAAGCCAA GCGTTTCCTGCGTGAGACGCTGAAGATGTCCAATGCGGAGGATCTGAACCGTCTGACGGCCTGCTCTCTGGTGCTGCTGGGACACATATTCTACGTGTTGGGGAACCACAGA GAGAGCAACAACATGGTGGTTCCAGCGATGCAGCTGGCCAGTAAGATCCCTGACAtgtctgtgcagctctggtcatcCGCTCTGCTCAAGG ATCTGAACAAGGCCTGTGGGAACTCCATGGATGCGCATGAGGCGGCACAGATGCACCAGAACTTCTCCCAGCAGCTCCTGCAGGATCACATCGCCGCCTGCAGCCTGCCGGAACACAACCTCATCAGT tGGACTGAAGGCCCTCCTCCGGTGCAGATTCAAGCTCAGAACGGACCCACCACCAGCCTGGCCAGCCttctttaa
- the mau2 gene encoding MAU2 chromatid cohesion factor homolog isoform X2: MMAAGAEAPDSWYLALLGFAEHFRTSSPPKIRLCVHCLQAVFQFKPPQRVEARTHLQLGSVLYHHTKNSELARTHLEKAWLISQQVAQFEDVKFEAASLLSELYCQQNLVDSAKPLLRKAIQISQQTPYWHCRLLFQLAQLHTLEKDLVSACDLLGVGAEYARVVGSEYTRALFLLSKGMLLLMERKLQEVHPLLTLCGQIVETWQGNPIQKESLRVFFLVLQVTHYLDAGQVKSVKPCLKQLQQCIQTISTLHDDEILPSNSADLFHWLPKEHMCVLVYLVTVMHSMQAGYLEKAQKYTDKALMQLEKLKMLDCSPILSSFQVILLEHIIMCRLVTGHKATALQEISQVCQLCQQSPRLFSNHAAQLHTLLGLYCISVNCMDNAEAQFTTALRLTSHQELWTFIVTNLASVYIREGNRHQELYNLLERINPDHNFPVSSHCLRAAAFYIRGLLSFFQGRYNEAKRFLRETLKMSNAEDLNRLTACSLVLLGHIFYVLGNHRESNNMVVPAMQLASKIPDMSVQLWSSALLKDLNKACGNSMDAHEAAQMHQNFSQQLLQDHIAACSLPEHNLISWTEGPPPVQIQAQNGPTTSLASLL; this comes from the exons aTGATGGCGGCAGGCGCAGAGGCCCCGGACTCCTGGTATCTGGCTCTGCTCGGTTTCGCCGAACATTTCCGAACCTCCAGCCCTCCCAAAATCCGCTTGTGTGTTCACTGTCTGCAGGCCGTCTTCCAGTTCAAGCCCCCGCAGAGAGTGGAGGCCCGGACGCACTTGCAGTTGGGCTCGGTGCTCTACCATCACACGAAGAACAGCGAGCTGGCCCGCACGCACCTCGAGAAAGCG TGGCTTATCTCTCAGCAA GTAGCACAGTTTGAAGATGTTAAGTTTGAAGCGGCCAGTCTCCTGTCAGAGCTTTACTGTCAGCAG AACTTGGTTGATTCGGCGAAACCGCTGTTACGGAAGGCCATCCAGATCTCACAGCAGACTCCCTACTGGCACTGCAGACTGCTCTTCCAGCTGGCG CAACTCCACACGCTGGAGAAGGATCTGGTGTCGGCCTGTGATCTGCTGGGAGTCGGAGCGGAATACGCCAGAGTGGTGGGATCCGAATACACCAG AGCTCTCTTCCTGTTGAGCAAAGGCATG CTGCTGCTGATGGAGCGTAAGCTGCAGGAGGTTCATCCgctcctgactctctgtggtcagaTCGTGGAAACCTGGCAGGGTAACCCCATCCAGAAGGAGTCGCTGCGTGTTTTCTTCTTAGTGCTGCAGGTCACGCATTACCTGGACGCCGGACAG GTGAAGAGCGTGAAGCCGTGTCTGAAGCAGCTGCAGCAGTGCATCCAGACCATCTCCACACTCCACGACGATGAAATCCTGCCCAGTAACTCGGCCGATCTCTTCCACTGGCTGCCCAAGGAGCACATGTGTGTCCTCGTCTATCTG GTGACGGTCATGCACTCGATGCAGGCCGGATATCTGGAGAAAGCCCAGAAATACACTGATAAAGCCCTCATGCAGCTGGAGAAGCTCAAGA tGTTGGACTGCAGCCCAATCCTGTCCTCGTTTCAAGTCATTCTGCTGGAGCACATCATCATGTGTCGTCTGGTGACGGGACACAAGGCTACAGCGCTGCAGgag aTCTCTCAGGTGTGTCAGTTGTGTCAGCAGTCTCCACGGCTCTTCTCCAATCACGCGGCTCAGCTCCACACACTGCTG GGTTTGTATTGTATCTCAGTGAACTGTATGGATAACGCAGAGGCCCAGTTCACTACAGCGCTGCGG CTCACCTCTCATCAGGAGCTGTGGACGTTCATCGTCACTAATCTGGCCAGTGTGTACATCAGAGAGGGAAACAGACATCAGGAG CTCTACAATCTATTAGAACGGATAAACCCAGACCACAACTTCCCCGTCAG ttctCACTGTCTGCGCGCCGCTGCGTTCTACATCCGAGGCCTTCTGTCCTTCTTCCAGGGACGCTACAATGAAGCCAA GCGTTTCCTGCGTGAGACGCTGAAGATGTCCAATGCGGAGGATCTGAACCGTCTGACGGCCTGCTCTCTGGTGCTGCTGGGACACATATTCTACGTGTTGGGGAACCACAGA GAGAGCAACAACATGGTGGTTCCAGCGATGCAGCTGGCCAGTAAGATCCCTGACAtgtctgtgcagctctggtcatcCGCTCTGCTCAAGG ATCTGAACAAGGCCTGTGGGAACTCCATGGATGCGCATGAGGCGGCACAGATGCACCAGAACTTCTCCCAGCAGCTCCTGCAGGATCACATCGCCGCCTGCAGCCTGCCGGAACACAACCTCATCAGT tGGACTGAAGGCCCTCCTCCGGTGCAGATTCAAGCTCAGAACGGACCCACCACCAGCCTGGCCAGCCttctttaa